In Desulfuromonas sp. KJ2020, a single window of DNA contains:
- a CDS encoding SDR family oxidoreductase: MLSAYEKAKTDLQQSPKVWLVTGCAGFIGSNLLETLLKLDQRVVGLDNFSTGKKVNLDEVRSLVTNEQWARFRFIEGDIRDLSTCQDACTGVDYVLHQAALGSVPRSIDDPLTSHASNVTGQLHMLVAARDAGVKRVVYAASSSTYGDHPGLPKVENVIGRPLSPYAVTKFVNELYADVFARCYGLESIGLRYFNVFGPRQDPDGAYAAVIPKWIAALLRGDTIYINGTGETSRDFCYVQNAVQANLLAATTTNPQSVNQVYNVAVNARTTLLELFALLRDGLAVARPDLQSVLPVHRDFRVGDVLHSQADVGKAKELLGYRPAHTICDGLAEALGWYTKDL; this comes from the coding sequence TTGTTGTCTGCTTACGAAAAGGCAAAAACTGATCTTCAACAGTCCCCAAAGGTTTGGCTTGTCACCGGCTGCGCCGGCTTCATCGGCTCCAACCTGCTCGAAACGCTGCTCAAACTCGACCAGCGCGTCGTCGGTCTGGACAACTTCTCCACCGGCAAAAAGGTCAACCTGGATGAAGTGCGTTCCCTAGTGACCAACGAGCAATGGGCACGGTTCCGCTTTATCGAAGGCGATATTCGTGATCTGTCAACCTGTCAGGATGCCTGTACCGGGGTCGATTATGTGCTGCACCAAGCGGCGCTCGGTTCGGTGCCGCGGTCCATCGACGATCCTCTCACCTCCCATGCCAGTAATGTGACAGGTCAACTTCATATGCTGGTGGCGGCACGGGATGCAGGGGTGAAGCGCGTAGTCTATGCGGCGAGCAGTTCAACCTACGGTGATCACCCAGGCTTGCCAAAGGTGGAAAATGTGATCGGCCGGCCGCTTTCACCCTATGCGGTCACCAAATTCGTCAACGAGCTCTATGCCGATGTCTTTGCCCGCTGTTATGGGCTGGAGTCGATCGGCCTGCGCTATTTCAACGTGTTCGGTCCCCGTCAGGATCCGGACGGTGCCTATGCAGCAGTCATCCCCAAATGGATTGCGGCCCTCCTTCGTGGCGACACGATTTATATTAACGGCACAGGGGAGACCAGTCGGGATTTCTGTTATGTGCAGAACGCAGTGCAGGCCAATCTGCTGGCAGCAACGACAACGAACCCGCAGTCGGTGAACCAGGTCTACAACGTGGCTGTTAATGCGCGCACCACCCTGCTGGAACTATTCGCTCTGCTGCGTGACGGATTGGCTGTGGCTAGGCCCGATTTGCAGAGTGTCCTGCCGGTACATCGGGACTTTAGAGTGGGGGACGTGTTGCACTCACAGGCGGATGTTGGCAAAGCCAAAGAATTGCTGGGGTACAGGCCGG